From a single bacterium genomic region:
- the mraZ gene encoding division/cell wall cluster transcriptional repressor MraZ, whose product MLISSHVVSIDSKGRLSVPAKFREFLNATYGDQLILLDMDGCIFAYPLEEWRRRFSDKFRALPTYRDDVRRYVRSMYARATQCELDRQGRILIPARLREGAGIEKEAVLVGLENKFEIWGRARWEAQMDDNKDILETVPEDGLIDLEF is encoded by the coding sequence ATGCTCATCAGTTCCCATGTGGTTTCTATTGATTCGAAGGGCCGCTTGAGTGTTCCCGCGAAATTCCGGGAATTCCTGAACGCCACTTATGGCGATCAACTCATCCTGCTCGACATGGACGGCTGCATCTTCGCCTACCCCCTCGAGGAGTGGCGCCGCCGGTTCAGCGACAAGTTCCGCGCCCTGCCGACCTACCGCGACGACGTGCGCCGCTACGTCCGGAGCATGTACGCCCGGGCGACCCAGTGCGAGCTGGACCGCCAGGGGCGCATCCTCATTCCGGCGCGGCTGCGGGAGGGGGCCGGGATCGAGAAGGAAGCGGTGCTGGTCGGCCTCGAAAACAAATTCGAAATCTGGGGCCGTGCGCGATGGGAGGCCCAGATGGATGACAACAAGGATATTTTAGAGACCGTGCCCGAAGATGGGTTGATCGATCTCG
- the cobS gene encoding adenosylcobinamide-GDP ribazoletransferase gives MKGFGLAMRFLTILPWPEGEETVPDQGTCAAAVIRFSWVGLLLGLILAVLNAVLGRMLPAVAVDAVLVVALAVMTGGLHLDGLSDLADAIGGGANPEERLRIMKDSACGPMGAAAIACVLLLKFAALRGIPAGDKWAALLLAPALGRAAMAYLLGRLPYARPEGGTGRMFAEAAGRAEGNWAIAAAAGACVLLGFGGGIFAAAVSGILAALLARYLERILGGGTGDAYGAAGEIIETAALLSFALWWG, from the coding sequence ATGAAAGGCTTTGGGTTGGCCATGCGGTTTTTGACGATCCTGCCCTGGCCGGAAGGGGAGGAGACGGTCCCCGATCAAGGGACATGCGCCGCCGCCGTGATTCGCTTCTCCTGGGTGGGGCTGTTACTTGGACTGATACTGGCTGTTTTGAACGCGGTGCTGGGCCGGATGCTTCCCGCCGTGGCGGTGGATGCGGTTCTGGTGGTGGCGCTGGCCGTGATGACGGGGGGGCTCCATCTGGACGGTCTCTCGGATTTGGCCGACGCCATCGGGGGCGGCGCGAATCCCGAAGAGCGCCTCCGCATCATGAAGGACAGTGCCTGCGGCCCGATGGGGGCGGCGGCCATCGCCTGCGTCCTGCTGCTGAAGTTCGCGGCCCTGCGGGGGATCCCGGCGGGAGACAAATGGGCGGCGCTTCTTCTGGCGCCCGCGCTGGGGCGGGCGGCGATGGCTTATCTTCTGGGACGCCTCCCCTATGCCCGGCCCGAGGGCGGCACCGGGCGGATGTTCGCCGAGGCGGCCGGGCGCGCCGAGGGCAACTGGGCGATTGCGGCGGCCGCGGGGGCCTGTGTGCTGCTCGGCTTCGGCGGGGGAATCTTTGCCGCGGCGGTTTCCGGCATCCTTGCCGCGCTGCTGGCGCGCTATCTGGAGCGTATCCTGGGGGGCGGCACCGGCGATGCCTACGGCGCAGCCGGAGAAATCATCGAAACCGCGGCCCTTTTGTCGTTCGCCCTCTGGTGGGGCTAG
- the cobT gene encoding nicotinate-nucleotide--dimethylbenzimidazole phosphoribosyltransferase — MSIFPESIPPLSAAAHDAAQRHLDRLTKPPGSLGQLEEWVARYCAITGAFPPPPIRACALVFCADHGVTAEGVSAFPAEVTVQMVRNFLAGGAAVSALAREAGAEVWVVDAGVRGDFEVHPKLIDRKIARGTRNLAREPAMSREEAERALRAGYDVAREKAGEGANVLILGEMGIGNTTTAAVLSAALLGKSTGEFVGPGTGVRGTALERKREVAVRALARRPEAPADPLEILCEWGGFEIAAMAGAIIGAAASRAAVFVDGFVSTAGALLARALAPDSMAYCFPSHQSAEPGHALQLAALGWRPPVRIEMRLGEGTGALLALGLLRGGLRMMDEMATFESAGVSGEAEPGGEEDSG; from the coding sequence TTGTCTATTTTCCCCGAATCCATCCCCCCGCTTTCGGCGGCCGCGCACGATGCGGCGCAGCGGCATCTCGACCGGCTGACCAAGCCTCCCGGAAGCCTCGGGCAGCTCGAGGAGTGGGTCGCCCGCTACTGCGCCATCACCGGAGCGTTTCCGCCGCCGCCCATCCGGGCCTGCGCTCTGGTCTTTTGCGCGGATCACGGCGTGACGGCGGAGGGGGTGAGTGCCTTTCCGGCGGAGGTGACCGTGCAGATGGTCCGCAATTTTCTTGCGGGTGGCGCGGCGGTGAGCGCGCTGGCCCGCGAGGCCGGAGCCGAGGTGTGGGTGGTGGACGCCGGCGTTCGCGGTGACTTCGAAGTGCATCCGAAGCTGATCGACCGCAAGATTGCGCGCGGAACGCGGAATCTGGCCCGCGAGCCGGCCATGTCGCGAGAGGAAGCCGAGCGCGCCCTTCGGGCGGGGTATGACGTGGCCCGGGAGAAGGCGGGGGAGGGCGCGAATGTGCTCATCCTCGGGGAGATGGGGATCGGGAACACGACGACGGCGGCTGTGCTCTCGGCGGCGCTGCTCGGCAAGTCCACGGGGGAGTTTGTGGGGCCCGGCACCGGCGTCCGCGGCACGGCCCTTGAGCGGAAGCGCGAGGTGGCGGTACGCGCCCTGGCGCGGCGGCCCGAGGCACCGGCCGATCCGCTGGAAATCCTCTGCGAGTGGGGCGGCTTCGAGATCGCGGCGATGGCCGGGGCGATCATCGGTGCGGCGGCCTCCCGGGCGGCGGTGTTCGTGGACGGGTTCGTGAGCACGGCGGGAGCGCTCCTGGCGCGCGCGCTGGCGCCGGATTCGATGGCATACTGCTTTCCGAGCCACCAGTCGGCCGAGCCGGGCCACGCCCTTCAACTCGCGGCGCTGGGCTGGCGGCCGCCGGTCCGGATAGAGATGCGCCTTGGGGAGGGAACGGGGGCGCTCTTGGCGCTGGGGCTCTTGCGCGGCGGGCTGCGGATGATGGACGAGATGGCCACTTTTGAGAGCGCCGGGGTTTCCGGCGAGGCGGAACCGGGCGGAGAGGAGGATTCCGGATGA
- the panB gene encoding 3-methyl-2-oxobutanoate hydroxymethyltransferase, whose protein sequence is MSTLTQPQKKKITTATIRARKGKEKITSLTAYDYPTAKLVDEAGVDVIMVGDSLGMVVLGYPDTTKVTLDDMVHHTKAVSRAKPAALLVADMPFLTYGVSRAETVHNAGRLVREAGAEAVKLEGGTRVKEDIRALVDCQIPVMGHVGLTPQSIHSFGGFKIQGKNEQAAEKVLRDAVAVQEAGAFSVVLEGIPSTLGERITREIDIPTIGIGAGPNCDGQVLVIHDMLHLFSDFTPKFVRVFSDLGTSAREAIEEYCNEVREGRFPSEEHCF, encoded by the coding sequence ATGAGTACGCTCACCCAGCCCCAAAAGAAGAAAATCACCACCGCCACCATCCGCGCCCGAAAGGGCAAGGAAAAGATCACCTCGCTCACCGCCTACGACTATCCGACCGCCAAGCTCGTGGATGAGGCCGGAGTGGATGTCATCATGGTCGGGGACAGTCTCGGCATGGTGGTGCTCGGCTACCCTGATACGACCAAGGTCACGCTTGACGACATGGTGCACCACACGAAGGCCGTGAGCCGGGCGAAGCCGGCCGCCCTCCTCGTGGCGGACATGCCGTTTCTCACCTACGGAGTCTCGCGCGCGGAAACCGTGCACAACGCCGGGCGGCTCGTTCGCGAGGCAGGCGCCGAGGCCGTCAAGCTCGAGGGCGGCACCCGGGTGAAGGAAGATATCCGCGCGCTGGTGGATTGCCAGATTCCGGTGATGGGGCACGTCGGCCTCACCCCCCAGAGCATCCACAGCTTCGGTGGCTTCAAGATTCAGGGGAAGAACGAGCAGGCCGCCGAGAAAGTGCTGCGCGATGCGGTGGCGGTGCAGGAGGCAGGTGCCTTCAGCGTCGTGCTCGAGGGCATCCCCTCGACCCTTGGCGAGCGCATCACACGGGAGATCGACATTCCCACCATCGGCATCGGCGCGGGGCCCAATTGCGACGGGCAGGTGCTGGTGATTCACGACATGCTGCATCTGTTCAGCGATTTCACGCCCAAGTTCGTCCGGGTATTTTCCGATCTGGGAACCTCGGCCCGCGAGGCGATCGAAGAATACTGCAACGAAGTGCGCGAAGGGCGGTTCCCCTCCGAGGAGCACTGCTTCTAG